From one Plasmodium malariae genome assembly, chromosome: 12 genomic stretch:
- the PmUG01_12031300 gene encoding transmembrane protein Tmp21 homologue, putative, with the protein MARIISIFVILLALLIVNPFLTNSLEIFITLKPNKVKCMKERINKDTLVVCKFKTDDKNNLVSIYIYDTDVNEKNINSQQKLPIFESVNEHNVKTAFSTFYSSSYSFCAYNKTKKTIDIYFEVKHGTDAKDYAQIAKTEHLNEATLFLKLIVDHMTDFHVNLKRIKKDEENEKKSSDKLNDTLMWFSFINIFIIIIAAVIQDFYFKRFFTSKKII; encoded by the coding sequence ATGGCAAGAATAATAAGCATATTCGTTATTCTGCTTGCACTGCTGATTGTTAATCCGTTCCTAACGAATAGTTTAGAAATATTCATTACTCTGAAGCCGAACAAAGTGAAATGTATGAAAGAAAGAATAAACAAAGACACATTAGTTGTATGTAAGTTCAAAACAGACGATAAGAATAATTTagtttctatatatatatatgatacggatgtaaatgaaaagaatattaattcTCAACAAAAACTTCCTATCTTTGAGTCAGTTAATGAGCATAATGTGAAAACAGCATTTTCAACATTTTATTCCTCCTCTTACTCATTTTGTGCatataacaaaacaaaaaaaacaatagatatatatttcgAAGTGAAACATGGAACAGACGCAAAAGATTATGCACAGATAGCCAAAACAGAACATCTTAATGAAGCTACactgtttttaaaattaattgttGACCATATGACTGATTTTcatgtaaatttaaaaagaattaaaaaagacgaagagaatgaaaaaaaatcgaGTGATAAATTAAACGATACATTAATGTGGTTCtcctttataaatatttttattataattattgctGCTGTTATTCAagacttttattttaaaagatttttcacctccaaaaaaattatttaa